From a region of the Paenibacillus lutimineralis genome:
- a CDS encoding chemotaxis protein CheX — protein sequence MKAEMINPFLESARSVIEQVVQVSPSTGNLGVKDVVPARDHIWIQIDMSGHFSGMVVFGLQESVALRIVSAMMGGFVLTEMDEMGQSAISELGNMISGNASTILSNQGIVVDITPPRVIKTGQNDLPVRKALCIPLLMEGIGELDIQVMVS from the coding sequence GTGAAAGCGGAAATGATAAATCCTTTTCTTGAGTCAGCTCGATCTGTGATTGAACAAGTAGTACAGGTTAGCCCTTCTACTGGCAATTTGGGGGTTAAGGACGTAGTGCCGGCCCGGGATCATATTTGGATTCAGATTGATATGAGTGGTCATTTTAGCGGTATGGTTGTCTTTGGACTACAGGAGAGCGTAGCTCTGCGGATCGTATCGGCAATGATGGGCGGGTTCGTATTGACGGAAATGGATGAGATGGGACAGAGCGCGATCTCTGAGCTTGGAAATATGATTAGTGGCAATGCGAGTACAATTTTGTCAAATCAAGGGATTGTTGTAGATATTACTCCACCTCGCGTCATCAAGACTGGGCAGAATGACCTACCGGTACGGAAGGCTTTATGTATCCCGTTATTAATGGAAGGCATCGGCGAACTGGATATTCAAGTCATGGTTTCATAA
- a CDS encoding SDR family NAD(P)-dependent oxidoreductase: MTLTNKVIVVTGASSGIGALTAQMLSERGATVVIAARSLHKLQSVSTGMMGPCRMLELDVSQDESVQAAFEQVIKEFGHIDCLVNNAGYGKFEYCEDMPVTEFAEMMNVNYMGIVRCTKAVLPHMKKAGSGIIVNVASMAGKLGTSKSTAYSATKHAVLGFSNSLRQELREHGIQVTTINPGPIDTPFFSIADPEGHYVNNVKWFMMKPERVAKAMVSAIEKRKTEVNLPRMAAAGIKLYQMFPRLADRLSYSMLNKK; encoded by the coding sequence ATGACGCTGACTAATAAAGTGATCGTTGTGACAGGGGCTTCTAGTGGTATCGGTGCATTGACGGCGCAGATGCTGTCGGAGCGGGGAGCAACGGTTGTAATCGCTGCGAGATCATTACATAAATTGCAGAGCGTAAGCACTGGAATGATGGGGCCTTGCAGAATGCTTGAACTCGATGTAAGTCAGGATGAATCGGTTCAGGCCGCTTTTGAACAGGTGATTAAGGAATTTGGACATATTGATTGTCTAGTTAATAATGCCGGCTACGGGAAGTTCGAATATTGTGAGGACATGCCTGTAACGGAGTTCGCAGAAATGATGAATGTGAACTATATGGGAATCGTACGCTGTACCAAGGCTGTGCTTCCCCATATGAAGAAAGCAGGAAGCGGAATCATTGTGAATGTGGCTTCCATGGCCGGGAAGCTTGGAACGTCCAAGTCAACGGCTTATTCAGCGACAAAGCATGCGGTGCTGGGGTTCAGCAATTCATTGCGTCAGGAGCTTCGCGAGCATGGGATTCAGGTCACGACAATTAATCCGGGACCGATTGATACACCGTTCTTCAGCATTGCCGATCCAGAAGGTCATTACGTGAACAATGTGAAGTGGTTCATGATGAAGCCGGAACGGGTTGCCAAGGCGATGGTATCAGCGATTGAGAAGCGGAAGACAGAAGTGAATCTGCCAAGGATGGCGGCTGCAGGAATCAAGCTGTATCAGATGTTTCCAAGGCTTGCGGATCGCTTAAGTTATAGTATGTTGAATAAGAAATAA